One Ooceraea biroi isolate clonal line C1 chromosome 6, Obir_v5.4, whole genome shotgun sequence genomic window carries:
- the LOC113562145 gene encoding ATP-dependent DNA helicase PIF6-like yields MIRRNIDATLGLVNGTIAKVISVVQDTSTDDVEKIKLLLPSGLEYLIERVSVKFEVVDRAFVTRKQFPLCLSYGITIHKSQGLSLQSAIMNIGNSIFNCGQVYAALSRVTSLKELHLINYDPSSVIADEKAIREYNRPRNQYKPETEIITVAKERYRKVKDVPWALSKVSASIQENYQNKKLRQNVAWVLHGLQNTDNVSCYANAALQCLI; encoded by the coding sequence ATGATAAGGCGTAATATTGATGCTACTTTAGGTCTTGTGAATGGTACAATAGCTAAGGTAATATCAGTTGTACAAGATACGTCTACCGATgatgtagaaaaaataaagcttcTTTTACCATCAggattagaatatttaattgaaagagtGAGCGTTAAATTTGAAGTGGTGGATAGAGCGTTTGTTactagaaaacaatttccattGTGTCTGAGTTATGGAATCACCATTCATAAAAGTCAAGGATTGAGCTTACAAAGTGCTATTATGAACATAGGCAactctatatttaattgtggTCAAGTTTATGCTGCATTATCACGAGTAACCTCTCTAAAAgagttgcatttaattaactatGATCCTTCGTCAGTAATAGCTGATGAAAAAGCTATTAGGGAATATAATCGACCAAGAAATCAGTACAAACcagaaacagaaataattactgtTGCAAAAGAACGTtatcgcaaagtgaaagatgttcCATGGGCATTGTCAAAAGTAAGTGCTTCAATTCAAgagaattatcaaaataaaaaattacggcAAAATGTTGCTTGGGTtttacatggtttacaaaatacagacaATGTCtcgtgttatgcaaatgcagCATTACAATGTCTAATTTAA
- the LOC113562113 gene encoding uncharacterized protein LOC113562113 — MIVKTVWFGRKHILLYGDLLQLPPVHQGPIFVRLPNDKINKCVGSLTAVNLWTTLFDYDELTINMRQQGDDSYRQLLSRIRIGLLTKSDCEILENRQISFKGDSFESRLTELRNFINDFPLDIVCLLPTRHMCDVLNAAMLNRIASKEILIAEDTIDCISYVRKKVSKVLSNNDDDNSKTGL, encoded by the coding sequence aTGATTGTGAAGACGGTTTGGTTCGGTCGAAAGCACATTCTTTTATATGGCGATCTGCTTCAATTACCTCCTGTACATCAAGGTCCTATTTTTGTACGATTACcaaatgacaaaattaataaatgtgtaGGTTCTTTAACTGCTGTTAATTTGTGGACTACATTATTTGATTATGATGAGTTGACGATCAATATGCGTCAGCAAGGGGATGACTCTTATCGACAGTTGTTGTCAAGAATTCGTATTGGTTTATTGACAAAGTCTGATTGCGAGATTCTTGAAAATAGACAAATATCGTTTAAAGGTGATTCTTTTGAATCTAGATTAACCgaattacgtaattttattaatgattttccgttGGACATTGTTTGTTTATTGCCTACTCGTCATATGTGTGATGTTCTTAATGCTGCAATGTTAAACCGCATTGCTTCGAAAGAGATATTAATTGCCGAAGACACGATTGACTGTATATCATAtgtgagaaagaaagtatcaaaagtattatcgaataatgatgatgataattctaaaactggactttaa